From one Brachypodium distachyon strain Bd21 chromosome 4, Brachypodium_distachyon_v3.0, whole genome shotgun sequence genomic stretch:
- the LOC100843393 gene encoding 60S ribosomal protein L17-1: MTSSSSLLHPSLPPPPLLPSHRNCSAPAAAMVKYSTDPANPTKSAKAMGRDLRVHFKNTRETAFALRKMPLGKAKRYLEDVLAHKQAIPFRRYCRGVGRTAQAKNRQSNGQGRWPAKSAKFVLDLLKNAESNAEVKGLDVDALYISHIQVNQAQKQRRRTYRAHGRINPYMSNPCHIELILSEKEEPVKKEPESQIASRKA, encoded by the exons ATGacatcttcctcttcccttCTTCAtccctcgctgccgccgccgccgctgctcccatCACACCGCAACTGCTCCGCTCCGGCCGCAGCCATG GTGAAGTACTCCACGGATCCCGCTAATCCCACCAAGT CCGCGAAGGCCATGGGACGGGACTTGCGTGTGCACTTTAAG AACACACGGGAGACAGCGTTTGCCCTGAGGAAGATGCCACTGGGCAAGGCTAAAAGGTACCTTGAGGATGTGTTAGCCCACAAGCAAGCGATCCCTTTCCGTAGGTACTGCCGTGGTGTTGGACGCACTGCCCAAGCTAAGAATCGCCAGTCAAATGGTCAGGGACGCTGGCCTGCCAAGTCCGCTAAATTTGTTCTGGATCTTCTCAAGAATGCTGAGAGCAATGCTGAG GTGAAGGGTCTGGATGTTGATGCTCTCTACATATCACACATTCAAGTGAACCAAGCCCAGAAACAGCGGCGTCGGACCTACCGTGCTCATGGACGCATCAACC CCTACATGTCTAACCCGTGCCACATTGAGCTGATCCTGTCCGAGAAGGAAGAGCCTGTGAAGAAAGAG CCGGAGTCCCAGATTGCATCCAGGAAGGCTTAG